In a single window of the Haloplasma contractile SSD-17B genome:
- a CDS encoding methylated-DNA--[protein]-cysteine S-methyltransferase, giving the protein MDTVLLQHNVTYLESPIGLVEIQAEQGEIIRLGFVKEKRYEEKLEPILVEAKNQLNAYFKGDRDTFDLPFKINGTTFQSKVWTELSNIPYGETRSYKDIAIGIGNEKASRAIGNANNKNKIAILIPCHRVVGTKGKLVGYEGGLWRKEWLLKHEGSYKS; this is encoded by the coding sequence ATTGATACGGTTCTATTACAACACAATGTTACATACCTTGAGTCTCCTATTGGCCTTGTTGAAATACAGGCAGAACAGGGTGAAATTATACGCCTAGGTTTTGTAAAAGAAAAGCGGTATGAAGAGAAATTAGAGCCTATCTTAGTAGAAGCTAAGAACCAATTAAATGCTTATTTTAAAGGAGATAGAGATACTTTTGATTTACCGTTTAAGATTAATGGAACGACCTTTCAAAGCAAAGTGTGGACTGAACTATCAAATATTCCCTATGGTGAAACAAGAAGTTATAAGGATATAGCAATAGGAATAGGAAATGAAAAAGCTAGTCGTGCAATAGGAAATGCAAATAACAAGAACAAGATAGCCATCTTAATCCCTTGTCACAGAGTGGTAGGAACAAAGGGAAAACTAGTTGGATATGAAGGTGGATTATGGCGAAAAGAGTGGTTATTAAAGCATGAAGGTAGTTATAAATCATAG